Proteins found in one bacterium genomic segment:
- a CDS encoding creatininase family protein has translation MRYEMMFAEQLREAIKKNIPFVIPVGVLEYHSEHCVFGVDTLLIIKALEIVEKEMDIVICPPFYYGAASYAVEPPESNGTIHIPSRTLYVFAKDLFKGMLRIGIRNIHIFIHHQSENFVAGMPTDLAFKLAARESIFEYLEKERGEGWWGDEKMKDYYAMHQQGSDPFSWIKIHPFMDEETQKKFPIDHAGMQETSLMLAFCPEGVDMKRFTEKKWYSQLATKASLEYGLSAKEMILKSIKERLKL, from the coding sequence ATGAGATACGAGATGATGTTTGCGGAGCAGTTGCGGGAAGCAATAAAGAAGAATATCCCTTTTGTTATACCTGTGGGTGTACTTGAATACCACTCTGAACACTGTGTCTTTGGTGTTGATACACTTCTTATAATAAAAGCACTGGAGATTGTTGAAAAGGAGATGGATATAGTGATATGTCCTCCTTTTTACTATGGTGCAGCAAGTTATGCTGTTGAACCACCTGAAAGCAACGGCACAATACATATTCCGAGCAGAACACTTTATGTCTTTGCAAAAGACCTGTTCAAGGGGATGTTAAGAATAGGTATTAGGAATATACATATCTTTATCCACCATCAGAGTGAGAATTTTGTTGCAGGTATGCCAACAGACCTTGCGTTTAAACTTGCGGCAAGGGAATCAATATTTGAATATCTTGAAAAAGAGAGAGGAGAGGGCTGGTGGGGAGATGAAAAGATGAAGGACTACTATGCAATGCATCAACAGGGCTCTGACCCGTTCAGCTGGATAAAAATCCACCCATTTATGGATGAAGAGACACAGAAGAAGTTCCCCATAGACCATGCAGGAATGCAGGAGACATCACTTATGCTTGCATTCTGTCCTGAAGGTGTGGATATGAAGAGATTTACAGAGAAGAAATGGTACAGTCAGTTAGCAACAAAAGCATCTTTAGAGTACGGACTTTCTGCAAAAGAGATGATACTGAAGAGTATAAAGGAACGATTAAAACTATGA
- a CDS encoding beta-N-acetylhexosaminidase, producing MKGRYFIDFKKVPAEIKDGLLEIKKDGYPVVFSRSGAVKELYFSPVSNGDVEGGFDIIKGEKGIDINYNRITEAFRALGVLFGMNIKDEYRERTNFKMLGVMLDASRNGVLTVDNIKLLLRRFALMGINTLMLYTEDTYEVEGEPFFGYLRGRYTKEELKEVDAYAEKFGIEMFPCIQTLGHLQQMLQWSVYKNISDTNDILLVGKEETYKLLEKMITSASYPYRSKRIHIGMDEADMVGTGQYKKLYGERDKFEIMNEHLERVVDICRGLGLRPMIWDDMYFRLGSKTHHYYDLDVKISEEVVKNIPEDVDFVYWDYFHTDCDFYSKFIDIHRDVLGKEPIVAPGAWNWNRFWANMPFAYMTVEPCMKACRDKGIKEVFITAWGDNGMENDIYSVLPVVQFFTEMAYVGGIDRKALKEKFMGSCRTDIEYYERASSIDTIPITKKGEIPPNCSKWLLWNDTFIGLFEPWIEKQILGRKYEKLAGFLKKGIGKEALSKRLIFPYQISRVLAIKCEIRRKLVMAYRNKDKKKLNKLLDEEVKSLIKETRKLWIIHRDMWLDTYKPFGLEVIEKRYGGLIARLESLEDRIEKYIKGEIGSIPEFETELLQLEDDYRVWFYRTIATPSAIF from the coding sequence ATGAAAGGGAGATATTTTATTGATTTTAAAAAGGTTCCAGCAGAGATTAAAGATGGACTTCTGGAGATAAAAAAAGATGGATATCCAGTAGTTTTCAGTAGAAGCGGTGCAGTAAAAGAATTATATTTTTCTCCTGTATCAAATGGAGATGTAGAGGGTGGGTTCGATATTATTAAAGGAGAAAAAGGAATAGACATCAATTACAACAGGATTACAGAGGCATTCAGGGCACTGGGTGTACTTTTTGGAATGAATATAAAAGATGAGTACAGGGAGCGTACCAACTTCAAGATGTTAGGGGTGATGCTTGATGCATCAAGGAATGGGGTACTTACTGTGGATAATATAAAACTCCTTTTGAGAAGGTTTGCACTTATGGGAATTAATACATTGATGCTTTATACAGAAGATACATATGAGGTTGAAGGAGAACCGTTTTTTGGATATTTAAGGGGTAGATACACAAAAGAAGAACTTAAGGAAGTAGATGCCTATGCGGAGAAGTTTGGTATAGAGATGTTTCCGTGTATACAGACACTTGGACACTTACAACAGATGTTACAGTGGAGTGTTTATAAAAATATATCTGATACAAATGATATTCTCCTTGTTGGAAAGGAAGAGACATATAAATTATTAGAGAAGATGATAACTTCTGCAAGTTATCCTTACCGTTCAAAGAGGATACACATAGGAATGGATGAAGCAGATATGGTGGGTACAGGGCAATATAAAAAACTTTATGGTGAGAGAGATAAGTTTGAAATTATGAATGAACATCTTGAGAGGGTAGTGGATATATGTAGAGGACTGGGTTTAAGACCAATGATATGGGATGATATGTACTTTCGGTTAGGTTCAAAGACACATCACTATTATGACCTAGATGTTAAAATTTCTGAGGAGGTTGTCAAAAATATACCAGAAGATGTAGATTTTGTTTACTGGGACTACTTCCATACTGACTGTGATTTTTATTCAAAGTTCATTGATATACACAGAGATGTTTTAGGTAAGGAACCGATAGTTGCACCTGGTGCATGGAACTGGAACAGGTTCTGGGCTAATATGCCCTTTGCATATATGACAGTTGAGCCATGCATGAAGGCGTGCAGGGATAAAGGAATAAAAGAGGTATTTATCACAGCATGGGGTGATAACGGGATGGAGAATGATATATATTCTGTTTTACCAGTAGTTCAGTTTTTTACTGAGATGGCATATGTAGGCGGTATTGATAGAAAGGCCTTGAAAGAAAAGTTTATGGGTAGTTGTAGAACAGATATAGAGTATTATGAAAGAGCAAGCAGTATTGATACCATACCGATTACAAAAAAAGGTGAAATACCTCCTAACTGTTCCAAATGGCTATTATGGAATGACACTTTCATAGGGCTATTTGAGCCATGGATAGAAAAGCAGATTTTAGGAAGAAAATATGAAAAACTGGCAGGATTTTTAAAGAAGGGAATAGGCAAAGAAGCACTGTCAAAAAGGTTAATATTTCCTTACCAGATAAGTAGGGTTCTCGCAATAAAGTGCGAGATTCGCAGGAAACTTGTGATGGCATACAGAAACAAGGATAAAAAGAAACTTAATAAACTTCTTGACGAAGAAGTAAAGTCCCTTATTAAGGAAACACGCAAACTATGGATAATCCACAGAGATATGTGGCTTGATACATATAAACCGTTTGGTCTGGAGGTTATAGAGAAAAGATATGGTGGACTTATAGCGCGGCTTGAGAGTTTAGAAGACCGTATTGAAAAATATATAAAGGGTGAGATTGGAAGTATTCCTGAATTTGAAACAGAACTTTTGCAGTTGGAAGATGACTATCGTGTATGGTTTTACAGGACGATTGCAACCCCGAGTGCTATATTTTGA